GACAATTCGCATAGCCAACTTGGTGACGGGACGAAGACGGCGCATCCAACGGCCGTGGCCGTGAGTGGTTTGTCCGGGGTGCGTTCGATCTCGTCGGCGCATGGTGCGCACACGTGCGCCACGCTGAACGACGGCGAAGTGCGTTGTTGGGGCACCAATCACTTGGGCGAGCTTGGTGATGGGACGCTCGACGATCGCGGCGTCCCTGTGCCCGTCGTTTGGTGAGAACCCCGAGGCCTCAGCCCAATTTCCGGCACTCGCGGGACTCCAAACTCGCCCGCTTCGCGGGCTCGAACAATGGGGCCCCCCCGCGCGAGCGCCGGAAATTGAGCCGAGACCTCTCATTCGGGGCCATCGTCCAGGTCCATCGTCAAATGGACCGTTGACCGATCCAATTGGCCACTTTCGGCCAAATCATTTTCGGGCCCTTGCTCGATGTGGACAAACCTATGTGGCCCACAGGAAATCGCATGATTTCTTTATCGGTTGACTTCACGAGCGTATTCAGTATTTCGCTCGATTTGGGCGGCGCGATGGGGTCGTTTTCGGCAATGATCGTCAAAACGGGACAGGTGATGTTTCCAAGGTTCACCGTGCGCCCGCCGACCTGCATCCGACCATGGCAGAAATTGTTGTATTGGTAGCAGTCCTTGATGTATTGCCGATAAATCTCGCCAGGGAATTCGACGTTGTCCGCGGCCCAATGTTCCATGCCGACAAACGTCATGACGAAATCCTTGTCGTCGATTTTTCGGAACACTTCGAGCCATTTCGTCATGCGTTGAACGGGCGCCATCGACGAAAAACCGGTCTCCATGAGCGGGATGGGCACATTGCCATGCGCATCGACGAGCGCATCCACGTCGAATCGATGCGGAGCGGTCCATGCGGCAAACATTCCACCCTCGTGAAAGTCCACGGGCGTCGCTTGTGCCACGAAATTGCGAATGCCGTCCGGATGCAGCGCGGCGTATGCGAGCGCCATCGTCCCGCCCATGCAATAGCCGTACATTGTGAGGTCTTTGGCGCCGCTTTTGCGTAACGTCCACTTCACGGCGTTTTTGATGAGCACGTTGGCAACGTCATCCCAACCAATATGACGTTCGTCCGGACCAGGCGTGCCCCAATCGATGGCGTAGACATCGAATCCCTGCTTCACCATGAATTCGATGAGGCTCCGGCCTGGCAAAAAATCGAGGATGTACCATCGATTGATCAGCGAATAGATGAACAAAATTGGCGTTTGGTGCTTTCGCTTTTCCGGAGCGTAATGCAAAAGGCGCATTTGGCCTTTCGTGTACACGACTTCGTAAGGTGTGGGCGCAAGAGGCGGTTCGCCCAATTCTGCCGCTCGCAAAATGAGCGGTTTCATGTAATGGTAAGGGCTGATCGCGCCAGCCCGAGCCGCCTTGAGCATTTCGCCGGCGATCTCGACGTTCGACCTCAAAAACGATCCCACTTCCCGGGTCGTCTCGAAAATGCTCATGGAGTTTCCTCCTTCGCGCCCGTTGATTGCTTCTTTTCCAGCGATTCGAGCACGACTTCGAGCTGCGTGCTGAGCGCCTCCATTTGGTCGTGCAGCGACCTCACGTCACGACGGAGCGCTTCGACCTCCGTCGCCGTCGGCAATCGCATTGCATGCAGCACGTTTTCTTGGAGTGATTTGACCTGCGCTTGGGACCGGAAATTCTGACTCATCGCGCGGCCGACCAAATCGAGGTACGTATCGCTTTGGCCCAAGCGATCGAAGACGCGAGTCATGTTTTTTTCGACGAACCCAAATACCTGACCCGTCTTCGTCGTCGGACCGAGCAATCGACCCACGGTTTTCACGGCGCGGGTCAATAGTTTCGGCTTGGCATTCGATTCTCCCACCTTCGTCACTCCATCTGCTCGGGCAATCAGTGCGCGTACTCTTTTCGAAGGTCCAATTTGGAAATTTTACCTGCGGCCGTGAGCGGCATGGCGTCCACGAAAATCACCGACTTGGGCGCCTTGTATTTGGCCATGCGATCACGACAGAATGCGAGCAGCTCGTCTTCCGACACCGTTGCATTCGCCTTTTTCACCACGATCGCTCGACCCACATCGCCCCATTTTTCATCCGGAATACCAATCACCGCGCACGATGCGACGGCTGGATGCTCGTGCAAAACAGCTTCGATTTCCGCAGGGTAGACGTTTTCACCGCCCGAAATGAACATGTCCTTCTTTCGATCGGCGATGAAGTAAAACCCGTCGGCGTCCACTCGAGCCATGTCGCCCGTATGAAAATAACCGTCGGCGTCAATGGATTTTTTCGTCGCTTCGGGGTCGTCGAAATATCCCGAACATGCGCTCGGGCCCTTCAGCACGAGCTCACCCACTTCACCCACGGGCACCGGCCGATTGTCTTCATCGACGATTCGTACGTCGACGAAATAATTGGGTTTGCCGATGCTCCCTGCCTTCGTTTCGGCGAATTCCGGGCCCATGGAGAAAATGCCCGGGCCGAATTCGGTCATGCCAAACCCTTGCTTGAACACGACGCCGTGTTTGTCGCGATATTCGCGTAAAATGGGTACGGGCAAGGGCGCCCCGCCGCTCGTGAAAAACCGCAAGCTCGAAAGGTTTGCCGCTGCAAACCGAGGCGATTGCATCATCATTTGGTATTGCGTCGGCACGCAGAAGAGCACCGTTGCTCGTTCGCGTTCGATGAGCGCCAGCATGTCGTCCGCGGTCCACTTGCGCATGATCACCACGGTCCCGCCCAGCGTCAAAAGGGGCAGGGTGTAAACGAAGAGCGCTCCGGTGTGAAACATCGGCGTGTGCGTAATCGTCACATCGCCCCGCGCGAGCTCGTGAATGACCGTGTTCAGCGTATTCCACGCAATCATTCGATACGAGATCTGCGCGCCCTTGGGCAAACCTGTCGTTCCGCCTGTAAAAAGCAAACACACGATGTCTTCTTCTGAAACGGCGTCGTTCGAAACCGCCCGTGCATCGCGTCCTTCGAGCGTTTTTCCATACGGCAAACTCGACGGGATGCCATCACCTCCGAGGTGCATCCACACTTTGACGTTGGTGCACGATGGAGCGATTTCCGCAATGCCTGCGCGAAAATCGTCATCGAATATCAAGACTTTTGGATTGGTCTTGTGCACCAATGTTTCGATTTCACGTGGGTGGCTTCGCCAATTGAACGGAACCAAAATCGCGCCCAGCTTGCCGCATGCGAAGAATGCATCGAGGATCTCGACGCAGTTCATCGCGAGCACGCCCACGCGATCGCCTCGACCGATGCCAACTTCGTCGCGCAAGTACGCGGCCAATCGGTTGGCCCGTCGGTTCATCTCCCGGTACGTAAAGCGACCAGCATCGCCTTTGGCTACGTCTACGACCGCGAGCGCATCCGGGAAATACCGCTCGCCCCGCTCCATCCAATCGCCGATGTACATGTCGAGACGAATCGTTACGCCACCGCTCGGTGGCCGTCAAGCGCTCCGCAAAAACGATTTGTTCGTGCGACGTTGCCATCTTCGTTTTGGCGCTTTGGGAGGCTTGATTTCTCGGCACATGCGGCACCCCGAACTCGCCGCCTTCGGCGGCTCGAACAGCGGGGCCCCCGCCGCAGCGCCGAGAAATCAAGCAACTCCCAAAGCTTTGCGTTGTGCAATGTGCCTGAGTAGGATCAGGAGCGGGTTGCAGGCGCGAGTCGTGGGCGTCAGATGCTTCGAGGCCGTTACTTCACGAATTTGGACAGGAGCCGTATGTAGGCCACTTGGTAACCATTGGAGTTTTCGGTCACGGACCAAGAATTGAGCGGCCAGCTCGTATTGAAGTCCTTGTACGACTTTTGCGCCGGTTGACCTTTGGGTGGCGAAATGGTCTCCGATGTGCAAATGGCGTTGTTTTGAGGGCTCCCGCATCCGCCCGGGCAGCAACCATCCCAATTGTAGCTCGGGTTGGGTCCGCCCGTCAGAAAACCCGGAGCCGGACCGTGGGTCGATTGACCGACGCGATCCCACTTCGCGCTGCCGTTTTCGAACCATGCATGGTAAAACTCGTTTGCGCTGTTCTCCGCTCCGAAGCCGGACATATTCGACAGGAACACGAGCCCAAACGGGTTCGTGCCGTGCAAGTAATGCACGTAGCGCGCAGCAGCCTGCTCGGCAGCGGCATATTTCGTCGCGTCGACACCGAACGTAATGATGTTCCAAAACATGTTACCTTGGTGCGACTTCGTCCCATTGCTACCCCAAACGTAATCTTTGAGGTACGCGCGATAGGGATCCGTCTCGTTCGTCATGGCACCGAAGTTCTCATTGCCGTTCATCGCGCTGTTGTACGTATTCAGAATCGCTTGCGAGACTGCCGCCGTCGCCCCCGGCAATTTCGCGTAATAAAGAAGCGCGTCCTGTTGCTCGGTTTCGAACGGATACGCGAAGCTCCACTGCATCAAGTGGATTTGCATGTAGTTGCTATCGACGAATTGGCGATAGGTCGGTTTCCCTGTCGCCTCGAAAAGGTACGCGGCCGCTTCCACTTTTTTGCTCAACCGGCCATAATCGTCCGTTTCTTGTTGTCCCGCGCCGAGCCCTGCGGTGCCGGAATTGTTGTCGTTGTTGTAGAACGTCACGTTCGGATTCGCATTCGCCCAGTTCCATGCGTTTTCTGCGCGCGCCACCAAATCGTCGGCATACGCCGTGAGCGCCGGATTGTTCAGCGACCTGAATACTTTCGATCCATAGGCAAATGCCAGCGCTGCGCTCAAGGTCGCCGACGTGCTCGCCGTGCCATAAAGACTCGGCCCCGTCGCCGCCGATGGTGGACTTGCGTGCGCGACGCCGACGATGCTGAGCACCGAGCCATTTGCATTTTGCATGCGCACGAGCCAATCCATGCCCCACTTGACTTCGTCCACGATGTCGGGGATGCCATTGCCCGATTCGGGAATTCCATAATCGTCGGTGAATGCAACCTTGTTTTCGCTGTATGCTTGAAGCAACGTCGTCACGTACCGCGCCGTCCAATTCGTGTACTTGTTGTAATCGCCCGCGTCGTACCAACCTCCGGACAAATCGCGCTCCGTTCCTGCGTCGTTCGGAGCGTTGTACCGCCGGCAATTCTTGTCTTGCAGCGGGCCCAAATGGCTCGCTCCATCGGCCCATGCAGCTCCCGCATGCTCCGCTTTCTTTTCGTGGCCCGCTCGCTGATAGAAGAACGTGCGAACGGCTGCTTTCAGTACGTCGCGATAAACGTCATTCGCAATGCGCAATTCATGCGAACGCACGTCGTTCGTCGTATCGTGCACGTAATACGTTCCGGGCGCGGTTATCGCGGAAAAGTCGAACCACCATACCTTGTCACCGCTCGATGGGTCGACCATGCTGTTTTTCCACGGAGTAAGGCCTCCCGTGACGACTTGTGCTCCCGTATTCGCATTCACGAGCGCGTACGTGCCCCCGGGTGAAAACGTTTGCGCGGCATCGAATCCCATCTCGGGGTCGCGAATGACGGCAATCTTTTGCGCATTGGGTAAATATCCGAATTGATCCACCACGATGTAAGGGCTCGGAGGTGGCTTGACGGGCATCATGCCTCCGCCCGATCCACCACTGCCTCCCATTCCGCCGGCGCCTCCCATTGCGCCGCCAGCACCACCAGCGCCTCCCATTGCGCCGCCCGTGCCACCAGCACCGCCCATTGCGCCGCCAGCACCGCCGGCGCCGCCCATTCCAGCCGAGCCGCCACCGCTGCTCGATGAGGAGCTGGCTCCACCTTCGCCTGCAGAACCACCTTCGCCTGCGCTACCTCCCGAGCTGGAACTGCTCGGGCTGGTCGAAGTGCCGGTGGTGCTACTGCTGTCGCATGCAGCGATGAGAACGAATGAAAGCAGCGGAAAACAAGCCAAGAGCGAACGCTTCATGAAGAACCTCCGCGGCGATGTTATCATGATGTCGATATCGCGTCTTCAGCAGCACGAATTGATCGAACCGCACCACATCATGCACCACTCCGACTGGCTCGCGCGTCGCGCTGCCCTTTCACCGAACAAAGTCGCGCTCATCGACAATGTGCATGGTGGACAAACCATCACGTATCGCCAATGGAATCGTTCGGCGAATCGAACCGCACACTTTCTGCACGAGCGCCTTGGCATGAATAAAGGTGATCGCGTCGCTGTGCTTTCGTTGAACGACGTCGACGTGCTCGATGTCTGGTTTGCCTGCGCCAAACTCGGCGCCATCTTCGCGCCGCTCAATCATCGGCTCACGCCGCGCGAGCTTGCGTTATACCTTTCGACGATTACGCCCACGATTCTTGCTTATGGCAAGGAGTTTGCCCCCATCGCGTCCGAGCTTCAAGCCACGCAAGGTTTGTCCGTACGCAACTTCGTGGCGCTCGATGGAGCTGCGCGCGCACGAGGCGACGACGTCGACTTTGCCGATCGCGCGCTCGCATCCGATGCGCAGCCTGCGCCGGTCGACGTTGCATGGGACGATCCGTGGGTTCTTTGTGGAACGGGCGGTACGACGGGTACGCCCAAAGCCGCGAAGCTCACGTACCGCAGCATGACGGCCAATGCGGTGAACACCGTATCGAGTTTTGGCCTCGTTTCCTCGGACGTGACGCTGCTCAACGCGCCGCTTTTTCACACCGGAGGACTCAACGTGTTCACGGCGCCGCTCGTCTTCGCGGGCGGCACGTCCATCGTGTGCCGATCGTTCGATCCCGAAGAAGTTCTCGCGTCGGTCGCATCCAAAGGTGTTTCGATTTTCTTTGGTGTACCAACGATGTTCCTGAGTTTGTCGCAGGCCGCAGAGTTTGCCCAGGGAGCCCTTCGAGCGCTCCGCATTTGCATCAGCGGGGGCGCGCCGTGTCCCGAGCCCATTTTTCACGCGTATTGGGACTGCGGCATCGATCTGAAGACGGGATACGGTTTGACCGAAGCGGGGCCGAACAACTTTTGGCTTCCTGCGGAGGACGCTCGGCGCAAGGTGGGATCCGTCGGCGCGCCGCTCTTTTTCGTGGACATGCGCATCGTGGATGAAGCACGCGCTCCGGTTTGTCCGGGCGACGTGGGCGAGCTCGAGCTGCAAGGTCCGCACGTGTTTGGCGGCTACTGGGACGCTCCGAAGGCGACGGCGGACGTGCTCGCGGGTGGCTGGTTACGCACGGGCGATCTCGCGCGACAGGACGACGAAGGTCACGTGTTCATCGCGGGGCGCAGCAAGGATCTCATCATTTCGGGCGGGGAAAACATCTATCCGGCCGAAGTCGAAGCGGTGCTCATGGCGCATCCCGACGTGATCGAAGCAGCGGTCATCGGCGTTGCGCATGCGAAGTGGGGACAAGTGCCGCGAGCGATCGTCGTGCTTCGAGAAGCGGCCCGGACAAACTCAACCGCGCTTCGTGAAACGCTCGGGACGTTCTGCCGCGCGCGGCTTGCGAAGTACAAGGTGCCCGAGTCGTTCGTGTTCGCAGCGTCGTTGCCGCGCACGGGCGCAGGCAAGATCGACAAGAAGCAGCTTGCGCGTGACTACGCGTGACGACGTCGACGACGTGTTCACCTTCTATCGACGAACCGTCGCGCGTGAGGTATGAGTGCACCTCCCATGACGTTCCAAGATCTCATCCTCACCCTTCAAAAGTTCTGGGCCGAGCGTGGTTGCCTCGTCGTGCAGCCGTACAACTCCGAGGTTGGCGCAGGCACGTACAACCCCGCGACGTTCTTGCGAGCGCTCGGGCCCGAGCCTTGGAACGTTGCGTTCGTCGAACCGTCTCGTCGTCCCGCCGATGGTCGGTACGGGGAAAACCCGAACCGCATGCAGCAATTTCACCAGTTCCAAGTCATCTTGAAGCCGAGCCCGCTCGATATTCAGGACCTGTACCTCGAATCGCTCCGAGCGCTCGGCACGGACCCGCTCAAGCATGACGTTCGGTTCATCGAGGACGATTGGGAGTCACCGACGCTCGGTGCTTGGGGTTTGGGTTGGCAGGTTTGGATTGACGGACTCGAGATTTCGCAATTCACGTATTTCCAGCAAGTGGGCGGAATCGATTGTCGTCCGGTATCGGGCGAGCTGACCTACGGGCTCGAACGCATTGCGATGTATTTGCAGGACAAGGACAGCATTTACGACGTGGTGTATTCGAATTCGGGCGGCAAGGTCGTTCGTTATGGTGAATTGTACCAGCGCGCCGAATGGGAATGGTCCACGTACAATTTCGAGGAAGCCGACATCGACGAACACTTTGCGGCATTCGACAAATACGAGAGCGAAGCGAAGCGGCTGCTTTTCCGCGGCGTCGATCCTCATGCGAAAGGCGCCAAGCCGGATGCGAAAAAGGCGCTCGTATTGCCTGCGTACGATTTCGTCGTGAAAGCGGCGCATCGTTTCAACGTGCTCGATGCACGCGGGGCGATCAGCGTGACGGAACGGCAAAGGTTCATTGGGCGCGTGCGTGCGCTCGCGCGACTCGTGGCCGAAAGCTACTTGGCACAACGCGAAGCGCTTGGATTTCCGCTCCTGCCGCAGCAAGAAAAACTCGCGGCCGAATAACGAATACATTCAAAAAACAATCCATTTCGGGGAGGCTCCCGCATGCGAAGGCTGGAAGGCAAGATCGCTCTGATTACGGGCGGTGGGTCGGGTCTTGGGGCAGCTTCGGCGCGGCGACTCTATGCGGAAGGTGCATTCGTATGGATTACCGATCGCGTGGCCCCTGGCGGGCAGGCGCTTGCCCAAGAGCTTGGTGAGCGGGCCATTTTTCGCGAGCTCGACGTGACGAAAGAAGCGGCGTGGATCGAGGTCATCGATGCCATTGCCGCAGCTCACGAAAAACTCGACATTTTAGTCAACAATGCGGGCGTGGGCGTTGTTGCGGACATCGAGGAGACGACGCTGGAGCAGTGGCGATTCGTGCATTCGGTGAACGTGGAGGGCACGTTTTTAGGGTGCAAACACGGCATTCGATTGATGAAAAAGAGGGGCGGCAGCATCATCAACATATCGAGCATTGCGGGCATGGTGGGCGATCCCAAGCTGGCTGCGTATTGTTCGAGCAAAGGTGCGGTGCGGACGTTGACGAAAGCGGTAGCGGTGCATTGCGCACGAAAACAATATGGAATTCGAGTCAATTCCTTGCATCCGGCGTTCATCGATACGCCGATGGTGGACGGAATCGTTGCGGCGGCAAAGGATCAGGAAAAAGCGCGAGCAGGCTTATCGCGAGCGATTCCACTGGGCCACATCGGGGAACCCAATGACGTGGCCGCAGCGGTCGCATACTTGGCTTCGGATGATGCGAAATTCGTGACGGGCGCGGAGCTCGTGCTGGATGGCGGGTTATTGGCGCAGTAGCAAATTTATTTTGCTCGGACAAACCTATTCGTCCGCCATGAAATCCCGCCGCGTGCAAATCGATACCACGGGCAAACCCGCCGCATGAACTCGTTCGGAATGAGCCATCGTCATCGCGTCGTCAAGAGCTTCACTCGTTGGGTGTCTCGTTCGTAATGTGGGGCGTGGGATCAATTACGTTGGCTGCTTGTTCATTCGAACCAGACTGTTCCCACATACGAGGGAGCTGCGAATGTTTCGCCTTGGATATTCGATATTGCATGGGCCTACAGATGATGTGTTCGACGAGAATGCCTTCTGTGGGCGACAAGAAGGATTCAGTGCGGCACGCGATGGCGGAGAAGGCGGTATCGGCAGAAGCTACAACTACACGCTCGCCACTTTCTAAACAGCCCGCGTCGCATGCCATGAGTACTGCTTGTACACACAACGCAAACCCCCCGCCGAGTACGCCATACGCTTCGGATATGGGTGTCCATTCACCGGATCGTTCGCGACCGACATGGATTCCTTTGAAGGGGAGGTGTGCTGTGACCACTGCAACACCCAATGCTGCAAGCTCGTCACGCATTGCTTGCTTAATGCCTGTGCGAACCGTCGGGCTACCGGGATCGGCGGGATTCGTGCGGTAAGGGCGTCCGAAGGGAGGCGTAACAGCAATGAGCTGAAGATCGGAGTAGCCTTCCTGGGTTAGGATTTTCGTTGCTGCAAAATGCGCTCCTGCCCCAGTTCCGCTGAAAATGACCACCTTCTTAATTTGGGTGTGGATGCACCATTCAATCGATTGCATGATGCAGTCCTGCAAGAAATCTTTACCTTCACCGGGGAAATAAACAGTGGATTCATGCCTCATAGTTTTTTCCGTACTGGGTATGTGCCGTCATTGCGGTACGCAGCTACCATCCGAATAAACTCGCGTGGATCGATATCTTTTACATTGGGCGTTACGCGATCACATGAGACGTGCTCTCCAACATTCGGCAGGATATGAACGTGATGTCCGAACTGGTCCAAGTCGAATCGAAAGATCGCGTCACCTAGCTGCACGCCATAATGCAGCGCATAGTGTTTTCGCTGCCAGTTGCAAAGGTCCACTTGCGCTTCACTCTCGGGCATATAGGGTGGCGTGCCATGCCGCGCGTTAAGTTGGATTTCAATTTTAAGATCGTGGCCATCTTTGAGCGAGAAGATGAGGCGCAGCCAAATGCCGGCAATAGCGTCGTTGTGGCTTCCCGAGGGTCTTGTTCTCAGCTGCCCGGAGTTGAATTCGCCCGGTCCCAGTTGCTCTACGGCCGCAATCAAACCAGGAAAAAATCGCTCCCAATATCGATATTGCTTTTGATCCAAAGCCATTGTTGTTACGGTTCCCTTTAAAGTCTAAAACAAATAGTACAAAGATAGAAAGGGCCGCATCTGCGGCCCCACCCTCACTCTCTACCGAAGTAGATTGTTCCCATAGTTCTAATTCTTCGTCTGGAGCATCAGCGTCTAGCCATGACCTGTACCAGCAGTACACGCTGTGCCATCGGGCGACCAAATCATCTTCGTGCAATCGATTCGCCCGATCGAGCGCCATGAGCGTCTGGCGAACATTTCGACGAATTTTCAACCGTTCGGCTAGTTCTCTTTCGATCTCTTGCAATTCGGCTAGCACATCATCGAAGGAGTCGAAAGACACCGGAGCAGAGTCTTCCGTATCTCTACCATTTGCAGGCTCGGTTTGTTTCACTGCTACATCCATGACCAATTCAAATGATGCCGAAACTCCTGCTCAACGTCAAGGAACAATGTCGGACCTTGTGCTTGATCAGGTGCCACTGCTCGTCATCATCGTTCGGGACAGTTTCTAAAAATTTTTCTCATCCGCCATGAAATCCCGCCGCGTGCAAATCGACACCACGGGCAAACCCGCCGCTCGAATTGCCTCCGCCCCGCCTTCGAGCCTGTCCACGAGCGCCACGACACCCACGACACGCGCGCCTACCGCCCTGAGTTTGTCCACGGCCTTCAGCGTCGATCCGCCCGTCGTGATGACGTCTTCGAGCATCACCACGGGGATATCCTTTGTGATCGAACGATCGCCCTCGACGAGCTTCTTCGAGCCGTGGTCCTTGACTTCCTTGCGCACGTAAAGCGCGGCAAGCGGGCGGCTACGTACGAAGCTCGTGAGCGACACGGCGCTCGCGAGCGGACACCCTCCGAGCTCGACACCCGCGACCGCTTCGCACGGCGGCAAGGCATCGAGCGCGTCGAACATGAGCGACCCGACGAGCACGTGGCCCTCGGCGGTCAGGATCGTTTGCTTGCAGTCGATGAAAAAGTCGCTCTCGCGGCCCGAGGCGAGGATGACTCGTTTGCGTTCAAAGGAACGCTCGCGGAGCAGCTCGACGAGCCGCTCCCGTTCGGTTTTGCTCACTTCGCTCCGGCTCCCTTGCGCCTGACTTGTGCCCTTGCTCCTTTGGGCACGGCGGGGACGACGGGAGGCGGCGGTCCGCCACTTTCTGCTTCCACCGCGACGTTTTCTACCGGTTCTTCCGGAGAAACCTCGGCAATGGCGGGCTCTTCTTCAGCAGCAGCAGGCGGCGGTGCTGCGGCGGGCACGGGCGTAGGCGCAGGAGCCGGAATCGGTGCGCGCGCGGGCGCTGGTGCACGTGCACGCGCCGCGGGTGCTCGCGCCGGTGCGGGCGCTGCGGGTTTGGCCGCGGGTGCAGGCGCACGAGCGGGCGCGGCGGCAGCGCGTGCGGCAGGCGCCGGGGCTGCATGGCGGGCTGCTGGAGCTGCGGCAGGTGCGGCAGGCGCGGCGCGGCCTTTGGGCGCTTGCGCAGCAGCAGCCGCGGGTTGCGGAGCCCTTTCGGGAAGCGGTGCGCCCGTTGCGACGTGGCCACGAATGAGCCCGCCTGGTCGAATGCCAATTTGCGGAGCGCCGATGTCGCCGACGATGCGAGCGCCCGGCTCGACGACGATGAGCTCGTTTGCTGAAACGTTTCCAGCGACTGCACCGCGTACGATGACGCGACGACCGGACACGTCGCTCTTGATGAGCGCCGTATCCGCGATGACGAGCTCGCCTGTGACGACGACGCTCCCCTCCACGAAGCCGTGGATGTCGAGGTCACCGTCGCTGCGGACTGAACCGCGGATCGTTGTGCCGCGGCCGATGGTCGAGGGCGTCGTCATGGGTCACACGTCCATGTCGACGTTGCCCTTGAACGAGGCACCGTCTGCAATGGTGAGACGCGCAGCCTTGACATCACCCACGAGCCTTCCGCCGCTGAGCAAGTCCACGCGGTCGGATGCGCTCGCGTTGCCCGTCATGGTGCCGCCGATCGAAAGCGAAGCCGCTGCAACGTCGGCTTCGACGATGGCGCCGGTTTCAATGGTGACTCCTG
This window of the Polyangiaceae bacterium genome carries:
- a CDS encoding polymer-forming cytoskeletal protein, which gives rise to MTTPSTIGRGTTIRGSVRSDGDLDIHGFVEGSVVVTGELVIADTALIKSDVSGRRVIVRGAVAGNVSANELIVVEPGARIVGDIGAPQIGIRPGGLIRGHVATGAPLPERAPQPAAAAAQAPKGRAAPAAPAAAPAARHAAPAPAARAAAAPARAPAPAAKPAAPAPARAPAARARAPAPARAPIPAPAPTPVPAAAPPPAAAEEEPAIAEVSPEEPVENVAVEAESGGPPPPVVPAVPKGARAQVRRKGAGAK
- a CDS encoding polymer-forming cytoskeletal protein translates to MAGTIIGNGMTIEGEITSDEEVVVVGTVRGKLHVDAGVTIETGAIVEADVAAASLSIGGTMTGNASASDRVDLLSGGRLVGDVKAARLTIADGASFKGNVDMDV